GTCGCTGGTGTAGGTGCCGGACGCGGACAGGTCGCCGAGCTTGAACGCCTGGTGCTTGTACGGCGATCCGCTGGCCAGGATCACGTCCTTGCCGTCCGCGCTGATCGCCATGTCGCGGAGGTTGGAGCTGCCGCCCTCGCCCGGGTTCCAGGCGTGGGCGCGCCGGGCGAGCGTGCCGCCCGCGGCGTCGTAGACCGCGACCGTGGCCGGGCTGAGGCCCAGTTCACCGGCGACGAGGGTGTTCGGTGCGGCGGGGGAGGCGGTCAGTTCGGGGGCGTAGTACCAGCCGTTTCCGGCGGGCAGCGCCAGCTCGACGGGGGTGGCCGCGGCCGGGTCGAGGGAGCCGATACGGCCGCTGCCGGTGGCGCCGTAGCCGAAGAAGACCTTTCCGCCGGTGACCGCGAGGTGCTGCGGCTGCGAGCCCTCGCCGGTCGTCCAACGCCCGCTCTCGGTAAGGGAGTCGGTGGAGAGCGCGGCGACGGCGCCCGCATCGCGCAGGGCCACGTAGACCGTGCTCGAATCCGCGGAGAGGGCGAGACCGAAGGCGCCGTCGGCGTTCTCGATCTCCTTGATCACGGTGCCGTCGAAGTCGGTGACGACGACGCTGTCACCGGTCGGGTCGCTGAGGAAGACGTGCCGGTGGATGTCGTCCACGACGATGTCGCCGTACGCCTCGACGGGCAGGACGGCGTTGCCGTCCGCGTGGGCGGGGGAGGTGGCGCAGGGCAGGCCGAGCAGTGCGACGGCCAGGGCGAGGCTCGCCGCGGGGGTGGCGGCGGACCGGGCAAATGTGCTGATGCGCAAGGTAGTTGAGTCCTCGGTGCAAACCGCGGCCGGGAGTTCCGGCAGCGCGCGTCGGCGCGTGGGGAAGCGGGCACGGACGGAACCCGTCCGCCCGTGCACCGCGCGCCGATCATGAGACCGGGGAGGGTGGCCGGAGGTTGTCCTGTGTCAGATGAATTTCACGGGACTTCCGGGCTCGCGCGCCGTTGCGGGCAGATGGCCGGGGTGTAGGCCGGGCCTGCGGCAATCCGGACCGAATCGCGATCAACAGCGTTCGGAGCCCGGTGAGTTGGGCGAGTCCGGGCGAGTTCGTTCCGTGGGTCGCGGCGGTACGGGTGGTGCCACGGTCGCGCGTGAGCGCAGGGCCCCGAGGGGTGGCCGAAGCCATGGTGTCCGCGCGGCCGGGGAGGGTGGGGGTCCGTCCCCGGCCGCGCGGCTCTCGTCAGCGGACGCCCTGGGCCGGTATCGCAGAGACGGCGGGAACACCGGCGGAGGCGGCCACCGCGTGCACGGTGGCCCTGTTCATCGGGGAGCGCGCGTGGCCGTTCGGGGTGGCGGCGGGCCGGTGCCCGCCCGGGCCCGTCGGGGCGCCCGCGAGTACCGGGCGCAGCACGCGCCAGACCCGGGACAGCCACTGCTGCGGGCTCTCCTGCTGCCCTTCCTCGGGCTGCGGCTGCCCGAAGGCGTGCTGGTACGGCATCCTGGCGAGCATCTCGGCGCCCATGGTCACCGACATCACCAGCGCGGCCGCCGAGCGGACGTCGGTGCCGTCGGCCAGGCTGCCGTCACCGCTGGCCCGGCACAGGGTGCGGTGCAGGGTGCTGAGCCAGTACAACTGCGAGTGCAGCGCCGGGTCTTCGGGCGTCTCGACCTCCTGGGCGAGGCGCGCTCCGGCCCGTACCACGACATCGTTGTGCAGCAGCCCGGCCAGTGCGTGGGCCATGTCGACCACGATGTCCAGGGCGGGGCCCGGGCGGTCCGCGAGGTCCTCGAGGACCGCGGCGGAGATGGCGCAGGCCTCGATCTGTACGGCCTGGGCCAGTTCGGACTTGGTCGTGAAATGGAAGGACAGGCCGCCCTTTGTCACTTCGGCCTGTTCGCTGATCGTCATCAGGGTCGCCCGCTGATAGCCGACCCGGTCGAAGACCTGGGCGGCCGCGCGGATGAGGTTGGCCCTGGTCCGCAGTGCACGTTCCTGAAGTGCCACGTCACACCGTCCTGACCGTCATCTTCATTGCGGCTCTCCCCCTGTTTCCACCGGCTGAACTCGAACTGCGTCCGCCGGTTGAGTTGGTGCCCGTGCTGGTGCCGGCGCGCGTCTGCCCTCGGTGTCCGGCGCGCGTCTGCCGGTCTGCTTCCGCCCGGCGTGCGCCCCTGATGTTCCCGCTGGTCCGGGGTGTTCCAGGGCATGCCGGAGCCGCCTGTGTCGGTGGGTCGACGACGGCGGCAAGGTCAGCGTAAAAACAGACCGGCCGGTCTGTCAAATGGTGCCCCGTGCAGCAGAATCTCGCCCAGGGGTCCGTCGTTTGGCCCAAAAAGGGCCCAGTTGACAAGCCGGGCGCCCGGTTTTTACCCTCGCCCTGGGCGAAGGCCCTGGGGAATCAACTCGGCGATGGGGGACGAGATGAGCAGCGCCGCGGCTCTCGTACGGGAACGCGATGCAGGTTTTCGCATGTCCGCCGCCCCTCCGGTGGCCGTCGCGCTACGCGAGGAGATCGTGGCCCCGCTGGCCGACGCGCTGCTCGCGAGCCTGACCCGGCGTCACCACCGGGAGCGCGGTGAGCAGTACCTGCGGGGCCTGTTGCTGGCCCGCGGCCGCAAGTCGATCCGCAACATCGCGAGCGCCTTCGGCGGCTCCGCGCTGGAGCAGAGCCTGCACCACTTCGTGTCCTGCTCCACCTGGGACTGGACCCCGATGCGCCAGGCCCTGGCCGCCTACGTCTGCCAGGAACTCCAGCCCAAGGCCTGGGTGTTGCAGTCGATGCAGATCCCGAAGATGGGCGAGCACTCGGTCGGCGTCGACCGCCGCTTCCTGCCCCGGCTCGGGCAGACGGTCAACGGCCAGCAGGCGTTCGGCCTCTGGCTGGCCGCACCCCGCGCCAGCGCCCCGGTCAACTGGCGGCTATTCCTGCCCCCGGCCTGGCTCAAGGACGACGCCCGGCGCCGCCGTGCGGAGATCCCCGAGGGCCTCGGCGAGGAGTCGCTGGCGGCCTGCGCGGCCACCACGGTGCTCGACGCGACCCGGTGGGGCCTGCCGCCGCGCCCGGTCCTGCTCGACGCCCGGGACGGTGAACTCCGCGACACCATCGACGAGTTGAGGGCACACGGCCTGCCCTTCCTGGCCCGCATCGGCGCCCACGAGCGGGTCGCGGTCGCCGACACCTCGATGCCCGGCTACGGCGGCGGACTGCTGCCCGCGCAGCAGATCATGCAGTCGGTCTCCGGCCTGCGCCGCCCCGTCGAGTACGGCGACCCGGCCTCGGCGGTACCGGCGGTGCGCAGCACCCTGGTCGCCGGAATACGGGTCCTCGCGCCGCGCTCCTCGCGCCGCGTGGTCCGGCAGGCGGGCGCCCCCGGGGACACCAAACCCCTTCTCCTGCTGGGCATGTGGGACGAGCCGCACCAGCCGCCCACCGAGCTCTGGCTCACCGACATGGCCGCCCTGTCACACCCGGCCCTGACCCGCCTCTCGAAGCTGGCCGTACGCACCGAACTCGACTACGCGAGCACCGGCGAACGCGCGGGCCTCAGCGAGTTCGTCGGCCGCTCCTTCCAGGGCTGGCACCGCCACCTCACCTTGGCCTCGGCGGCGCACACGGCGCTGGTGCTGGGCGCGGACGGCTGATGCTTCCGCCAGGTCCCCGCGGACCGGGTGGCACGCGGACCGGCGAGGGGGCGGCCCGGCATTTCGGCCCGGGCGCCACTCTCGCGACGGGACCGGCACGTCTCCCGGGCGGGATCTGGCCGCTTCGGGGCGGGATCCGGCTGCGGGGTGTCGGGCGAAGACCGCCAGGAAGGCGCAACTCCCTTTGCGTGCACGGGCGTTGGCGCCCGGGATGGAGCCCGGACGTACGAGTGTCAGGTCCCGGCCGGTGCGGCCGTCGGGTGAGCGGCCCCGGGCAGGGTCTCCGTGTCCACGAGGGCTTCGGTGTCCGTGCCGAGGGCGCTGTCTTCGCTCTCGGCGAGCCCCTTCTCGATGCCTCCGCCGCCGGGCCCGGGCTCAGACCCGGACCCCGGGTCGGTGACCAGGATGCCCTCCGGCTTGATCCAGGAGATCACGGCCGGGTTGGCGATGGTGGGCAGAAGGTGCTGCCAGAGGGTTGTCACCCGGTCCCGGAGGTCGGCGCGTTTGCTGGTCGACTCGCTGACCAGCTGGATCCCGGTGAAGGAAGCGACTATGAGTTCGGCCGTGACCGTCGCGTCGACGTGCGGCAGGACTTCGCCGCGCATCTTGCCCCGCTCCAGATGGGTCTCGATGGTGCGGAACCAGTCTCCCCAGGGGTGCGGGCCGCCGAAGAACACGCCTTCCACGGAGAGTCGCGTGCCCGCGCGTGCTATCGGGTCGTGCCGCAGGGCGAAGGCGAACTGCTGGCTGATGTTGACCACCGTCTGCAACGGGGAGCTGTGCTCACCCGCGTGACCGGAGAGTGCGACGACCGCGGTCTGCTCGTCCATGATCGCCTGAGCGATCGCTTCCTTGGACGGGAAGTGAAAGTAGAGCGCACCCTTGGTGACGCCCGCGCGGCGAAGCATTTCCGATATGGCCGCCCGCTCGTAACCGTATTCGTCGAAGACGCTGGCGGCGGCGTCCAAGATCGCGCGCCGGGTCTGCACCGCGCGAGTCTGCTTCGCCATTTCGCTGCCTCCGGGCCGTCTTTACGTTCACCCGCTTCGCTCGGAGCAATCTCGAGTGGGTGGCGACACGATCAGTGTACCTGGCCCCCGGTTTGTTTCGTCATGCGGACTTCGGAATCTCTTCGCTCCCGATCGCGCCGCTTGCCTGATAATGAATGGCGCCGCCTGACCGGATCCGGCCGCTAGTTGGCCAGACTTCTGGCGTGTTGTGTCTCTATGTAGCCCCTTTGTCTTGATTGTGTGCGGCGATTTACCTTTCGGGCGCGCTAAATTCAGCAGGACAAACAAACCGGTCCACTGGTTTTTTTGATAACGTCGCCGACGTGAAAGTCCCGCGCTTCTCACGCAAGGGGGAGAGAAAGATGAAGGTGGTCGCCGACCCTGTCGATCAGCAGACAGGAAGGCCGCCGTGGGGATCTTTGAGCGGAGCGGCGGAGGGCATCCCGGTGGATCCGCATCTGGTGCACCGCAAGGACCTCACGGACGTCCTGCTCGCGAGCTTCCAGCCCCTCGCAGCCGACAGCTACGGTTTCGCCCTTCGATGGCCGCGGGCGCATGCGCTGTTCCCCCCGGTCTCCGGCCGGCAGAACCCTCTGCTGATCGCGGAGACCATGCGTCAGACCGGAACCGTGCTCTGTCACGAGGCGTTCGGAGTCGCCGAAGACGATCACCTGCTGCTGTGCGACATGCACTACGAGCTTCTGGACGAGGCGGTCGGAGCCGGATTCTCCGACCCCACCACGGCCGTGGTGCACACCCGGGACGTGCGGATGCGCAACCGGCGGATGGCCGCCTTCCGTCTCGAAGCCGAGATCTTCCGGGGCTCCCAGTTCATCGGACACGGCGGCCTGTCCGTCAACTGTGTCTCCGGGGCCGCGTTCAAGCGCTTGCGTCCCGCCCGCACCGAGCCGCTCGACCTCTTTCTCCCCGACCCGGTCGAGCCCGCCCTGGTCGGCCGCAGCCACCCCCGGGACGTGCTTCTGGCCCCCTGCGACCGCCCCGATGCCTGGATGCTGCGCGCCGACAACGCGCACCCGTTGATCTTCGACAGCCAGCACGACCACGTCCCCGGCCGCGCCGTCCTCGAGGCGATGCGCCAAGCCGCGCGTCTGGCCACCGGCCTCGACGACGCCCTCGTACTCTCCCTGCGTACGGAGTTCAGCCGCTACATCGAGCCCGACCGGCCCAGCTACGTCACCGCCGTCCCCGGCGAGGCCCAGCCCTCCGGCCGAATACCGGTCCACCTGGTGGTGACCCAGGAGGATCAGGTCGCCGCGGACGGCCTGCTCATGCTGGGCGAGGTACCCCGGAGCGACCCCCACCCCGCGGCCACCCGGTGAGCGCCCCCCGCCGAATCCTGGTCACCGGGGGCACCGGCTTCATCGGCTCCGCGGTACTGCGGGCCCTGGTCGCCGGGCGGGAACCCGCCCATGTCGTCGCCCTGGTACGGCAGTTCCCCGAGCCGGACGCGCGGGTCTGGGCCGCGGGAGTCGAGTACTGCGCGGGAGACCTCACCGAGGAACGCTCGCTGCGCGGGCTGTGCGAGGGCGTCGACACCCTGCTGCACTGCGCCTCCTACATCGGCCCCGACGCCGAGGCCAACACCCGCGTCAACGAACTCGGCACCCACGCGCTGCTCGCCGAGGCCGCACGCGCCTCGGTCCGCCGCATCCTCTATGTGAGCACCACCGCCGTCTACGGTTCCGGGCCCCACCGCGGACTGGCCGAGGACACCCGGCCCCCCGCACCCGCCTCGCCCACCAGCGGCAGCCGTCTGCTCGCCGAACGGGCGGTGCTCGCGGCAGGCGGTACGGTCCTGCGCCCGCCGTTCGTACACGGCGCGGGCGACAAGTGGGTGGTACCCGCCGTCGCCGAACTCCTGCACCGCGTAACGGCGTTGCCCGATGAGGGCCGGGCTCTGCTCTCGCTGGTCGCCGTCGAGGACCTGGCCCGGCTGATCGCCCGGCTCGCCCTCTCGCCCGAGCCCCTGCCGCCCGGCGCACACCACGCCGCCCATCCCGTACCTGTCCCGCTGCGTGAGCTGGTGGCCCGGCTCGTCGACCTGCTGGGACTGCCCGCCCCCGTCGAATCCCTGCCCACCGAGGCGTACTTGGAGCGCCTTCGTGCGACCCCGGGCCGGGTGGCCGAGCGGCAGGCGCGGATGCTCAGCGAGGACCGCTGGTACCGCTCTGCGCTGTGGGAGCGTGTCGGCTGCCCGGTCGGACCCGGTCTGGACCGGCTTGCCGAACACGCGGACTGGTACCGGGAGTTGCTGGCACCGGCGCGGGCGCAGGACACGGCTCGGCCTTGAACGTGCCTGTGGGTCCGCGGAGTTGTTGAGCGGCGCAGAGTCGCGGCGTCGCGGGTGGGCCGGAGCGATGCGGTTCATGAGCTACGGCGGGCCACGCCCCCGCCGGTGACGCCCGGAGGAAGCGCGGGCTGTGCCGTGCCCTTGGCCGGGACCGCGGAAATCATCCGCAGGTCGGGCCGGTTGACCGGTGACCAGGCCATGACGGTGACCCAGAGGGGCTCCTTCGCGTCGGGCGGCAGGAGCAGTGGCCGGAGCATCCCGTAGGCGTGGTAGCTCAGTGTGGAGTCCTCGTCCCACATGGCGCGGACCTGCGGGTCCTCACACACCTTCTCGACGAGTGCCCGCAGGGCATGACTGGGGTACGTCATGAACTGGTACCGCAGCCCGGCCAGCAGCATCGGGGCCCAGTGCGTCTCCCACTGAACGCACTGAGCACGGCCCGGCCCCTCGAGGAGCAGTGCCGTCATGATGTTCGCGGGACCCGGTTGCTCCGCTGAATCACCCACCATCCAGGGCAGGTTGTGGGCGGCGTGCGCGTTGTAGGCGACCGCGTTGTACTCCGGGTCCTCGAAGTACGCGAGGAACGGCAGCCGGTCCATGTAGTCGAGCAGGTCCTCGGGAACGCTCGTACCGGGGGTTCTCCGTAGCGGCACCGGCAGCCCGGCCCATTCGTGCAGGACGGTCCGTTCGTCCGCGTTGAGATCGAGCAAGTAGGCCATCCGCTCGGCCAGTTCGGCGGTGAGCGGGCGGGTGCCGCTTTCCAGCCGCTGGTAGTGGCGCTCGCTCACGTCGAGCAGCGCCGCCATCCGGGCCTGGGTGAGCGTGCGGGAGGCACGGCCGCGTTGCGGAGCCAGTGCCCGGGCCTCGGGGATGTCCTCGACGTTTCGTCGCGCCCGCCACCGTCGCACCAGGCCCGGGATGTGGGCTGAACTCGGCGGGACTTCGGACATCGGTGCTTCCCCGGGGCCATTGGGACGGTGGTCGGGCTCACCTTACGCACGCACCGGATCACGCCGCGATGCACGGCCAGATCTGGTCGTGACCAAGGTTGGCCCTTCTCAACTCCCGGTGCCCCCTGTGGCATGGAGGCGCGGTGGCCATCCGACGGGTTTCGGCCATCAGGTGTGCCGTCCACCTCTCGGCGCCCGCCGTCGTACTCCGCACCCCGCCTCCCCGCCGACTGCCGAGGACCCATGCCTCAGGAACGCTCCGCCGAGATCATCGCCCGCATCGTGCACGCCGCCGGCGTCGTGTTCGACCGGGAGGGCTTCCAGAGCGCCACCACGCTGCGGATCCAGACCCTCGCAGGCGTCTCGCGCGGCGCCTTCCACCACCACTTCCGTACCAAGCGTGATCTCGGTGACGCCGTCGTGGCGCGGCAGACCGCCTTCTTCGCCGAGGCCGAGGCACAAGGCCCGGCGAACGGGCTGTACACGCAGGCCCTGGTGGACCTCTCCTATCGGCACTGCACGGCGCTGCTCACCGACCCAGTGATTCGGGCCTCCGCACGCCTGGCCACCGAGCCGGGTCCGTACCGCTGCGCCACCAGTTTCCGGGCCCCGATCGACGCCACCGTCGCACTGCTCGACGCCGCCCGTGAGGCGGGCGAGCTCATTCCCGGCCGCAACACCTTCCGTATCGCCCGCTGCCTCACCGCCTGGCACACGGGTACCCAGATCCTCGCGGACGCCATCACCCGCCAGCACGATCTGCACGACCAGGTCCACGCCATGTGGGAACTGAGCCTGCCCGGGATCGTGCTGCCCGGCGTGCTCGCCCGGCTCTGCCTCCAGCCGCCTCCCGTCAACGCGCAGACCGTCGACGAGAGAATCCTGCTGCCCGTCAGGTAGCGCCGAGTCCGGGGAGGCCCGGCCCTCCAACTCTCCGCCGACTCGACCAACACGCCGCCTAATACGGCGAGTTGAGGACTTCCGCCCATCAGGGGAGCCCACCCGCCGTCCGGACCGGTCCCGCCACACCCGTGATGCCCTGGTGCTCCCAGGGCACCCGGCGCCCACCTGTCCGGGGGGTGCCCTCGGTCACTGAGTCGCGGTGTACGGTCGTCCGCGACGACCACGAATCGGGGGTGGAGCGGCCATGACCGGCGGCGGTACGGGGGGTGGCGTCCGCTACCTGGTGGAGCGGATCGCGCTGGCCGTCACGGCCACCACAGGACTGGTCGTCCTGCTTGCCGACATCCTCGGCTGGCTCGACGAACTGGCCCCCGGCGCGACCCTCTCGAAGATCACCCTGCTGATCCTCAGCACCGTCACCCTGTTCCTGCTCTTCGAGGTCGACCGGCTGCGGGTGCTCGACAACGTCAACGAGCAGCTCTCGAAGCTCGACATCGAGGGACTGGCGCGCGAGCGCAGGACGGAGCACTTCGGCGGTGTGGTCAAGGTGCACGACGGCTTCCCGGAGGGGAGGTTCTCCGACTTCCTGCGGTCCGCCGTGCAGGAGGTGGTGGTCCTCCAGACCTGGATTCCCAATCTGCACCGCTTCGAGGCCGCCCTGCGCACCGCCCTGGTCGAACGCGGCGTGCAGGTGCGCATCCTGCTGCTTCATCCGGCCTCGCCGGTGGCGCAACTGCGTGACGAGGCCCTGCGTACCGTGCGGGACTCGGCGATGGGGGAGGACGTACAGGCGAGCGTGCACCGCAGCCTGTCCATCCTGGCCCATCTCCACAACGGTCTGGACGAGCCGCAGCGGGACCGCCTCCAGGTCCGGGTGTACAACTCGCTGCCCTCCGTCGCCGTCTACAAGGCCGACGAGCAGTACCTGGTCAGCTCGTTCCTGCACGGTCAACTCGCCATCGACTCCACCCAGATGGAGATCGAGGGCACGGAAACCCAGATGGGCCGAAAGATCCAGGCGGAACTCGACACGCTCTGGGGAATCGGCTGCGACGTGGATCTGTCCGACTGGCGCGGATCCGTCAGCATCATCAGTCTGTGAGACCCGGACAAGTCCCACCCGGCCGGGCGGCGTCGCCGTAGTCTTTGAACAGTCTTTGATGCCCGAGTGGTTTCGCGACGCCTCGGGGAGATTCGGGGAGAGCGGCAGAAGGGTTCGGTCATGCGGGAATCGGTCACACGGGAATCACTCGCGCGGGAAGCGTTCATGCGGGACCTGGACGAGTTCGAGGACGGACTCGTCGAGAGGTTCCGCGCCCATCCCGTACTCACGGAGGTGGCGGCACTCCCGGACGAGGCGTTCCACGCCATCCTCCTCCAACGCCGCTTCATCTCCCTGGCGTTCACCCCCGCCTACGACCTCGCCATCGACCTGCTGCGCGACGAGGTGGGCCTGCGCATCGCCCGGATCATCCTCCGCGAGGAGTACCCGGACACCCACGGCACCACCCGCTCGCACCGCGAGGACATGAAGGAGGACATCCTCCGACTCGGCGTCCCCCGGGAGCAGTTGGTGGCCTCCCGCCCCTCGGAAACCACCGCCCGGGTCATCAAGGACACCTTCGACCTGATCGCCGAAGCGGGTGCCCACGAAGACTCCGACCTGATGCTGCTCACCCTGCTCCGCTTCTGGGGCGAGGTCCTGGTCTCGGTCGAGTACGGCGCCCTGTGGCCGCGTATGGCCCCCGTGTTCACCCAGGACGGCCGCAACCGCTCCCGCTTCTACTACCCCCACTACATCCACGACGCCAAGGGCCGCCCCCTCGCCACCACGTCCCTGCTCTCCACCACCCACTCCGACCGCCTGGCCACCCGCCTGAGCGAACTCCTCGCCCACGAGGAATCACCGGAGGACTTCAAGCGGATGGAGGAGCGGGCGCTGGGGCTGAAGGTGGACTTCTACGAGCAGTTCCGGGGCTGAGACGGGGGCTTGGTCGGGAGGGGGCGGGGCTGGGGGCTCAGCTGAGGATGTCCCAGATGCTTCCGCCTCCGCCTCCGCTGCCTCCGCCCCCGCCTCCAGTGCCGCTGCCGCCGCCGCTACCACTGCCGCCCGTGCCGGTGCCGCTGCCGCCCCCGCCGGGGTAACCGCCGGCGCCCTGGGACGAGTTGCCGGAGGACGACGACACCGATTCGAGGGCGTCGGCGATCTCCGGACCCTCCTCGGCGTCCCGGTCCTCACGTCCGCGCCGACGCCGCGCCGCCATCTCCTGCTCGGAACGCCGCCGCAGTCCCGCGTAGAGGGTGGTACCGAAAGCGAGGACGAACAGCCCGCCGGTGCAGCCGAGCGAGACGGGGTCGCCGATCGGCGCGTCCTTGGCCTCGATCCACGGGTCTAGTACGTCCAGCGGGTCCTCGTAGAGATGGACGCGCTGGCCGACCTCGAACTGCCCGAAGCAGTTCTGCTGTTGAGAGATCTCCCGCCTGCCGCTCGCCCCGTCCCGCACCACGCACACCGACAACTCCTCGCCGTCGACGCTCTCCTTGGTCCCGGTCCCGATGACGACCGTTTCCTTCTTCTCGCCGGTCTGCTTCACGTACAGCTCGTACAAGGTGGGCCCGGCGAACAGGGGCAAGGCGAACAAGGCGAGGGAGAGTACGACGGCCGCCCCCGACCGGTGCCAGGAGCTCCCGACCAGGATGGCCCCGGTGGCCACCAGGCCGAGGCAGAGCGCCACTCCGACCCACATCCCGCCGTACGGCAACTGCGCGAGGCATCCGGCGAGCACGGCGAGGAGGGCCAACGCCAGTGACCAGACAAGGGAGTTGAGGTAGCGACGGCGTGGCCGGGCGGCGGTCTGCGGACCTTGCTGGTACGGATGCCGCGGCTGGCCCGGCTCACTGAAGTTGACTGGCTCGGACATCGTGGACGTACTTCCGCTCGGTGTCGGTGTCGGTGTCGGTGTCGGTGTCGGCGTCGGTCTCGATCCGACTCCGCCACTCGGCAGGCCCGGGCCGCACTCTTCTCGTCTCGGCTGCCGCAGACCGGGTCGCGCACGGCCGAAGCATTCGACTCAGAGGACGCGGGGTTGCGGGGCAGGGTTCCGTGGTGCCGGAGATCCGGATGCCCACCCTCTCAGCTCGCACCACACGGTCTTCCTGTCCGGCTCCTCGGCAACGCCCCAGCGCAACGACACGGCATCAAGGAGCGCCAGCCCCCGCCCGGTCTCCTCCTCGTCGGTGGCGGAGCGCACCACCGGCCATCGGCACGGCTCGGGATCGGTGAGCGCCACCTTCGCGATGCCGTCCTCGTCCGCTGTCACTCGAAGAGTCACTGGAGTGCCCGCGCCAAGGTGACTGATCACGTTGGTCACCATCTCGCTCACGCAGAGCTGTGCGGCGCCCTCGCGGTCGTCGAGTACCTCCCGTACGGCACGCCGCAGTTCCGCCACCGCTTCGGGCGTGGCCACCAACTTCCGTTCCAGCAAGGTCCGTACGGGCGCGTGGCCCTTCTCCGAAACGGTCATTCGGCTGCCGCCGCCCGTAGGACAGTGGTGAGCAGGCGGGCGGTACGAAGGTTGCACCGGCCCAGTGCGACCAGACCCGGAAGATGGGGTGGGTAGGCGCCGCTGAAGGTGATCAGGTCCACGTTGAGCGACGGCAGCGTGATGCCGTGCAGGGAGAGGGCGGACTTCAACTCC
This is a stretch of genomic DNA from Streptomyces sp. NA04227. It encodes these proteins:
- a CDS encoding ScbA/BarX family gamma-butyrolactone biosynthesis protein, with amino-acid sequence MSGAAEGIPVDPHLVHRKDLTDVLLASFQPLAADSYGFALRWPRAHALFPPVSGRQNPLLIAETMRQTGTVLCHEAFGVAEDDHLLLCDMHYELLDEAVGAGFSDPTTAVVHTRDVRMRNRRMAAFRLEAEIFRGSQFIGHGGLSVNCVSGAAFKRLRPARTEPLDLFLPDPVEPALVGRSHPRDVLLAPCDRPDAWMLRADNAHPLIFDSQHDHVPGRAVLEAMRQAARLATGLDDALVLSLRTEFSRYIEPDRPSYVTAVPGEAQPSGRIPVHLVVTQEDQVAADGLLMLGEVPRSDPHPAATR
- a CDS encoding helix-turn-helix domain-containing protein, with translation MSEVPPSSAHIPGLVRRWRARRNVEDIPEARALAPQRGRASRTLTQARMAALLDVSERHYQRLESGTRPLTAELAERMAYLLDLNADERTVLHEWAGLPVPLRRTPGTSVPEDLLDYMDRLPFLAYFEDPEYNAVAYNAHAAHNLPWMVGDSAEQPGPANIMTALLLEGPGRAQCVQWETHWAPMLLAGLRYQFMTYPSHALRALVEKVCEDPQVRAMWDEDSTLSYHAYGMLRPLLLPPDAKEPLWVTVMAWSPVNRPDLRMISAVPAKGTAQPALPPGVTGGGVARRSS
- a CDS encoding ScbR family autoregulator-binding transcription factor, whose amino-acid sequence is MALQERALRTRANLIRAAAQVFDRVGYQRATLMTISEQAEVTKGGLSFHFTTKSELAQAVQIEACAISAAVLEDLADRPGPALDIVVDMAHALAGLLHNDVVVRAGARLAQEVETPEDPALHSQLYWLSTLHRTLCRASGDGSLADGTDVRSAAALVMSVTMGAEMLARMPYQHAFGQPQPEEGQQESPQQWLSRVWRVLRPVLAGAPTGPGGHRPAATPNGHARSPMNRATVHAVAASAGVPAVSAIPAQGVR
- a CDS encoding NAD(P)-dependent oxidoreductase yields the protein MSAPRRILVTGGTGFIGSAVLRALVAGREPAHVVALVRQFPEPDARVWAAGVEYCAGDLTEERSLRGLCEGVDTLLHCASYIGPDAEANTRVNELGTHALLAEAARASVRRILYVSTTAVYGSGPHRGLAEDTRPPAPASPTSGSRLLAERAVLAAGGTVLRPPFVHGAGDKWVVPAVAELLHRVTALPDEGRALLSLVAVEDLARLIARLALSPEPLPPGAHHAAHPVPVPLRELVARLVDLLGLPAPVESLPTEAYLERLRATPGRVAERQARMLSEDRWYRSALWERVGCPVGPGLDRLAEHADWYRELLAPARAQDTARP
- a CDS encoding TetR/AcrR family transcriptional regulator — encoded protein: MPQERSAEIIARIVHAAGVVFDREGFQSATTLRIQTLAGVSRGAFHHHFRTKRDLGDAVVARQTAFFAEAEAQGPANGLYTQALVDLSYRHCTALLTDPVIRASARLATEPGPYRCATSFRAPIDATVALLDAAREAGELIPGRNTFRIARCLTAWHTGTQILADAITRQHDLHDQVHAMWELSLPGIVLPGVLARLCLQPPPVNAQTVDERILLPVR
- a CDS encoding ATP-binding protein is translated as MTVSEKGHAPVRTLLERKLVATPEAVAELRRAVREVLDDREGAAQLCVSEMVTNVISHLGAGTPVTLRVTADEDGIAKVALTDPEPCRWPVVRSATDEEETGRGLALLDAVSLRWGVAEEPDRKTVWCELRGWASGSPAPRNPAPQPRVL
- a CDS encoding ScbR family autoregulator-binding transcription factor, whose amino-acid sequence is MAKQTRAVQTRRAILDAAASVFDEYGYERAAISEMLRRAGVTKGALYFHFPSKEAIAQAIMDEQTAVVALSGHAGEHSSPLQTVVNISQQFAFALRHDPIARAGTRLSVEGVFFGGPHPWGDWFRTIETHLERGKMRGEVLPHVDATVTAELIVASFTGIQLVSESTSKRADLRDRVTTLWQHLLPTIANPAVISWIKPEGILVTDPGSGSEPGPGGGGIEKGLAESEDSALGTDTEALVDTETLPGAAHPTAAPAGT
- a CDS encoding transposase: MSAAPPVAVALREEIVAPLADALLASLTRRHHRERGEQYLRGLLLARGRKSIRNIASAFGGSALEQSLHHFVSCSTWDWTPMRQALAAYVCQELQPKAWVLQSMQIPKMGEHSVGVDRRFLPRLGQTVNGQQAFGLWLAAPRASAPVNWRLFLPPAWLKDDARRRRAEIPEGLGEESLAACAATTVLDATRWGLPPRPVLLDARDGELRDTIDELRAHGLPFLARIGAHERVAVADTSMPGYGGGLLPAQQIMQSVSGLRRPVEYGDPASAVPAVRSTLVAGIRVLAPRSSRRVVRQAGAPGDTKPLLLLGMWDEPHQPPTELWLTDMAALSHPALTRLSKLAVRTELDYASTGERAGLSEFVGRSFQGWHRHLTLASAAHTALVLGADG